One window of the Deltaproteobacteria bacterium genome contains the following:
- a CDS encoding WD40 repeat domain-containing protein has product MAEYSAWDWGVGSRTVADLSECDCDIEWREENQVSPDGEQVAAVVKTGDAEFSVCVNGSCWEPRYERIWYLRYSPDGRLAGLANDQGDWTMCVDGEAWEETYGFLFNTLFSKDGSVIACCLADSLTYGMVVDGVAWETLFPNANNFALSDNGAHSAAVVQTEPLGQAEVFKFKKGVYSVAVDGQPWTTNFVNAWTPRFNADSSSVAAQVRQTLFDYTIAIDGKPWPVTYSQVWEPIFHPKNNSVAAPVRVSGKWGMAIDAKIVWQPSFFQVWEQQFSSSGEKLAAIVCPQYGRWTLAVDGRAWNTTFGDMVMDMSFSPDGRRLAALGKQDGKWTVFADDKPWSAQYDMCYAPVFSPDSAHLAARVENKGKFTIAIDGREYGKTFDQCFDPIFSPDGSKVLIRAIDGGKYQRIVEPVANIIK; this is encoded by the coding sequence ATGGCTGAGTATTCTGCCTGGGATTGGGGCGTGGGCTCCAGGACCGTGGCTGATTTATCCGAATGTGACTGCGATATCGAATGGCGGGAAGAAAATCAGGTCTCTCCCGACGGAGAACAGGTCGCGGCCGTGGTTAAGACCGGAGACGCCGAATTTAGCGTTTGCGTGAATGGATCGTGCTGGGAGCCAAGATACGAACGGATTTGGTATTTGCGCTATTCGCCGGACGGGCGTTTGGCCGGCTTGGCCAATGATCAGGGCGACTGGACCATGTGCGTGGATGGCGAGGCATGGGAAGAGACGTACGGATTTTTGTTTAATACCTTGTTTTCCAAGGACGGCTCCGTCATCGCGTGTTGTCTTGCGGACTCGCTGACGTACGGAATGGTTGTTGACGGCGTGGCGTGGGAAACACTTTTTCCCAACGCCAATAATTTTGCCCTGAGTGACAACGGCGCTCATAGCGCTGCCGTGGTCCAGACCGAACCCTTGGGGCAGGCAGAAGTCTTCAAGTTCAAGAAAGGAGTCTATTCCGTCGCTGTTGACGGGCAGCCCTGGACCACAAATTTTGTCAATGCCTGGACCCCGCGATTCAACGCCGACAGCTCATCCGTGGCCGCCCAGGTCCGGCAGACGCTTTTCGACTACACCATCGCCATTGATGGCAAGCCGTGGCCGGTCACCTATAGCCAAGTCTGGGAGCCAATTTTCCATCCCAAGAATAATTCCGTGGCCGCGCCGGTGCGCGTGTCCGGGAAATGGGGCATGGCCATTGACGCCAAGATTGTCTGGCAGCCTTCGTTTTTCCAAGTTTGGGAACAACAGTTCAGTTCTTCCGGGGAGAAACTGGCGGCCATTGTCTGTCCGCAATATGGACGTTGGACCTTGGCCGTGGATGGCCGGGCGTGGAACACCACGTTTGGGGACATGGTCATGGACATGAGTTTCAGTCCCGACGGACGCCGTTTGGCCGCTTTGGGCAAGCAGGACGGCAAGTGGACGGTTTTTGCCGACGACAAGCCCTGGAGCGCCCAGTACGATATGTGCTACGCGCCGGTTTTTTCTCCGGATAGCGCCCATCTCGCGGCTCGTGTGGAGAACAAGGGGAAATTCACCATCGCGATCGATGGGCGGGAATATGGCAAGACGTTTGATCAGTGCTTTGATCCGATCTTCAGCCCCGATGGAAGCAAGGTTTTGATCCGGGCTATCGACGGCGGCAAGTACCAGAGAATTGTCGAGCCGGTCGCGAACATCATCAAATAA
- a CDS encoding methyl-accepting chemotaxis protein, whose amino-acid sequence MKMKFGIRNRMLVLIGVVVIFIGIVVAFFVYEAGQSKDMMIARVGDLMLADAKDKIQVATNNMAVSISGMLAKSGGKDPIEGIRGLIADVRFESDKSGYFFVFKDTIYQLMPPNPAREGSDASGAKDEQGVYYVRELMESAKKGGGFVSYIFDKPGKGPQPKISYATMIPGTDLWIGTGIYIDNIAVAQAAVAADLEAEASQALWIALSFVTGGFILVLLPVTIVLVRSIIRPIQNMIKMLKDIAEGEGDLTRRLTDTSGTETQELAEWFNLFVGRVHGIIKDVAENSGQVNAASGQLRNLSSELGQASGLMTGKAGTVAAATEEMSANMNSVASAMEEFAINIRTVATASEEMSVTIAEISQNTSKAKEITGHAVTKSTEASRRVDELGTAAREIGKVTEAITAISSQTNLLALNATIEAARAGEAGRGFAVVANEIKELAQQTASATEEIRERIQGIQAATGITVTEIQQVSQVINDVDSIVSTIAAAVEEQSVTTRDIADNVGQASVGVQEVNENVAQADTVTRDIAKEVAEVNEAAGAISITAESVQSSSGLLATLAENLDVMVRRFKI is encoded by the coding sequence ATGAAGATGAAATTTGGGATTCGGAATCGAATGCTGGTTTTGATCGGCGTGGTCGTGATTTTCATCGGAATTGTCGTTGCTTTTTTTGTTTATGAAGCAGGGCAGTCCAAGGACATGATGATTGCCCGGGTTGGTGATTTGATGCTTGCCGATGCCAAGGACAAAATCCAGGTGGCCACGAACAACATGGCCGTGAGCATATCTGGCATGCTCGCGAAATCCGGGGGGAAGGATCCAATCGAGGGTATTCGCGGTTTGATCGCCGATGTTCGCTTTGAAAGCGACAAAAGTGGGTATTTTTTTGTGTTCAAGGATACAATTTATCAGCTCATGCCGCCAAATCCCGCCCGTGAGGGATCGGATGCCTCGGGCGCCAAGGACGAGCAGGGCGTGTATTACGTGCGTGAACTGATGGAGAGCGCCAAGAAGGGTGGTGGATTCGTCAGCTATATTTTTGACAAGCCCGGCAAGGGGCCACAGCCGAAGATCAGTTACGCGACCATGATTCCGGGAACTGATTTATGGATTGGAACCGGTATTTATATCGACAATATCGCGGTGGCCCAGGCGGCCGTGGCCGCCGATCTGGAAGCCGAGGCCTCCCAGGCTCTGTGGATTGCCCTGAGCTTTGTGACCGGTGGTTTTATCCTGGTATTGCTACCCGTGACCATTGTCTTGGTGCGTTCCATAATCAGGCCAATCCAGAATATGATCAAAATGCTCAAGGATATCGCAGAGGGCGAAGGGGATTTGACTCGCCGTCTCACCGATACATCTGGCACGGAAACCCAAGAGCTCGCGGAATGGTTCAATCTGTTTGTCGGTCGAGTGCATGGGATCATCAAGGACGTGGCGGAGAACTCCGGACAGGTCAACGCGGCTTCGGGGCAGTTGCGGAACTTGTCCTCGGAACTTGGCCAGGCTTCTGGCTTGATGACCGGCAAGGCGGGAACGGTGGCCGCCGCGACCGAGGAAATGAGCGCGAACATGAACTCGGTGGCTTCGGCCATGGAGGAATTTGCCATCAATATCAGGACAGTGGCCACGGCCTCCGAGGAAATGAGTGTAACTATCGCGGAAATTTCTCAGAATACCAGCAAGGCCAAGGAAATTACTGGTCATGCGGTTACCAAGTCCACCGAGGCCTCCCGCCGCGTGGACGAGCTTGGAACGGCCGCGCGGGAGATTGGCAAGGTCACCGAGGCCATCACGGCCATTTCTTCCCAAACCAATTTGCTGGCCCTGAACGCAACCATCGAGGCCGCCCGTGCCGGTGAAGCTGGACGTGGCTTCGCCGTTGTTGCTAATGAAATCAAAGAATTGGCCCAGCAAACCGCCAGCGCCACCGAGGAGATTCGGGAAAGAATCCAGGGTATTCAGGCCGCCACGGGGATCACCGTCACTGAAATCCAGCAGGTGAGCCAGGTCATCAATGACGTGGATTCGATCGTTTCGACCATTGCCGCCGCCGTCGAAGAACAGTCGGTCACGACGCGGGACATTGCCGACAACGTCGGACAGGCCTCTGTTGGTGTCCAGGAAGTCAACGAGAACGTGGCCCAGGCCGATACAGTCACGCGCGATATCGCCAAGGAAGTGGCCGAGGTCAACGAGGCGGCCGGGGCGATTTCGATCACGGCCGAGTCTGTCCAGTCCAGTTCTGGTTTGCTGGCGACATTGGCTGAAAATTTGGATGTCATGGTCAGGCGTTTCAAAATTTGA